In a genomic window of Streptomyces pristinaespiralis:
- a CDS encoding GtrA family protein — protein sequence MSERGGRLRGQLHQLIREVAKFGAVGGAGLLVNLAVFNLVRHVTEVPVVRASILATVVAIAFNYVGFRYFTYRDRDKSRRTKELTLFLLFSAVGLVIENGVLYTATYGFGWDTPLQSNVFKFLGIGVATLFRFWSYRSWVFRALPAREAVQSAESFLEQRRPAPEPVRHRVGR from the coding sequence ATGAGTGAACGAGGCGGAAGGCTGCGGGGGCAGCTGCACCAGCTCATCCGGGAGGTCGCCAAATTCGGCGCGGTGGGCGGAGCGGGGCTGCTCGTCAATCTCGCGGTCTTCAACCTCGTACGTCACGTCACCGAGGTCCCGGTGGTCCGGGCGTCGATTTTGGCCACCGTCGTGGCCATCGCGTTCAACTACGTGGGGTTCCGCTACTTCACCTACCGGGACCGCGACAAGAGCCGGCGGACCAAGGAACTGACGCTGTTCCTGCTGTTCAGCGCGGTGGGCCTGGTGATCGAGAACGGTGTCCTGTACACGGCCACCTACGGCTTCGGCTGGGACACCCCGCTGCAGAGCAACGTCTTCAAGTTCCTCGGGATCGGCGTCGCGACGCTGTTCCGGTTCTGGTCGTACCGCAGCTGGGTCTTCCGGGCGCTGCCCGCGCGGGAGGCCGTGCAGAGCGCCGAATCGTTCCTCGAGCAGCGACGGCCGGCGCCGGAGCCGGTGCGCCACCGCGTCGGCCGCTGA
- a CDS encoding peptide MFS transporter, with translation MASSLTKDSASTPGSEKTFFGHPRGMATLFMTEMWERFSWYGMRGILVLYMVAAVLDGPLKEREALAVSIYGVYNAVVYMAAMPGGWIADRLWGARKAVLVGGIVIALGHFTLAIPSDTAFFAGLALIAAGTGLLKPNISAMVGGLYEGQSSARRDAGFTLFYMAINIGGMAAPLVVGYLGENVDWHLGFAVAGIGMTLAVVQYVLGGRYLGDVGKQPGTPATPEEKRTVLRKVLLWAGIAVLALLADIALGTYDIEHIVNVLAVLGIVVPVVYFISMFRNPALTAQDRPKIQAFVWFFATAVLFWMIYDQSGSLLTLFADGKTDRMIGGWEFPASWYQSVNPAMVIVLAPIFAALWVKLAQRNREPSTPMKFALAMLLIGGSFGIMGLAGAAAANSDTGKVTVFWLLSVYLVQTIGEMCLSPVGLSLSTKLAPKQFVGQIMGLWFLATATGNALNGWTTKLNKPLGDAMYYSLWAVIAVAAGLTFMMAGRKIRALMGDVK, from the coding sequence ATGGCGTCCAGCCTGACGAAGGACTCGGCCAGTACTCCTGGCAGCGAGAAGACCTTCTTCGGCCACCCCCGCGGTATGGCCACACTCTTCATGACGGAGATGTGGGAGCGCTTCTCCTGGTACGGGATGCGCGGCATCCTCGTCCTGTACATGGTGGCTGCCGTCCTCGACGGACCCCTGAAGGAGCGGGAGGCGCTGGCCGTCTCCATCTACGGCGTCTACAACGCCGTCGTCTACATGGCCGCCATGCCCGGCGGCTGGATCGCCGACCGGCTCTGGGGCGCGCGCAAGGCCGTGCTCGTCGGCGGCATCGTCATCGCCCTGGGCCACTTCACCCTGGCGATCCCGTCGGACACGGCGTTCTTCGCCGGCCTGGCGCTCATCGCCGCCGGTACGGGACTGCTGAAGCCGAACATCTCGGCGATGGTCGGCGGCCTCTACGAGGGGCAGTCGAGCGCCCGTCGCGACGCCGGCTTCACGCTCTTCTACATGGCGATCAACATCGGCGGCATGGCCGCCCCGCTGGTCGTCGGCTACCTCGGCGAGAACGTCGACTGGCACCTCGGCTTCGCCGTCGCCGGTATCGGCATGACGCTGGCCGTCGTCCAGTACGTCCTGGGCGGCCGCTACCTCGGTGACGTCGGCAAGCAGCCGGGCACCCCGGCGACGCCGGAGGAGAAGCGCACGGTCCTGCGCAAGGTCCTGCTGTGGGCCGGTATCGCCGTGCTCGCCCTGCTGGCCGACATCGCCCTCGGCACCTACGACATCGAGCACATCGTGAACGTGCTCGCGGTGCTCGGCATCGTCGTGCCCGTCGTCTACTTCATCTCGATGTTCCGCAACCCGGCGCTGACGGCGCAGGACAGGCCGAAGATCCAGGCGTTCGTGTGGTTCTTCGCCACGGCCGTCCTGTTCTGGATGATCTACGACCAGTCCGGCTCGCTGCTGACGCTGTTCGCGGACGGCAAGACCGACCGCATGATCGGCGGCTGGGAGTTCCCGGCCTCGTGGTACCAGTCCGTCAACCCGGCCATGGTCATCGTGCTGGCGCCCATCTTCGCCGCGCTGTGGGTCAAGCTCGCCCAGCGCAACCGTGAGCCCAGCACTCCGATGAAGTTCGCTCTCGCGATGCTCCTCATCGGCGGTTCCTTCGGGATCATGGGTCTGGCCGGAGCCGCGGCCGCCAACAGCGACACCGGCAAGGTCACCGTCTTCTGGCTGCTGAGCGTCTACCTCGTCCAGACCATCGGTGAGATGTGCCTGTCCCCGGTGGGCCTGTCGCTGTCGACCAAGCTGGCGCCGAAGCAGTTCGTCGGCCAGATCATGGGTCTGTGGTTCCTGGCCACGGCGACCGGCAACGCGCTGAACGGCTGGACCACGAAGCTCAACAAGCCGCTGGGCGACGCCATGTACTACTCGCTGTGGGCGGTCATCGCCGTCGCCGCGGGACTCACGTTCATGATGGCGGGCCGCAAGATCCGCGCGCTCATGGGTGACGTGAAGTAG
- a CDS encoding response regulator transcription factor — translation MTRVLLAEDDASISEPLARALRREGYEVEVREDGPTALDAGLAGGVDLVVLDLGLPGMDGLEVARRLRAEGHTIPILVLTARADEVDTVVGLDAGADDYVTKPFRLAELLARVRALLRRGAAEPAPAPATHGVRIDVESHRAWMGDEELQLTAKEFDLLRVLVRDAGRVVTRDQLMREVWDTTWWSSTKTLDMHISWLRKKLGDDAANPRYIATVRGVGFRFEKS, via the coding sequence ATGACCCGTGTACTGCTCGCCGAGGACGACGCATCCATCTCGGAACCGCTGGCCCGCGCGCTGCGCCGCGAGGGGTACGAGGTGGAGGTACGCGAGGACGGCCCGACCGCGCTCGACGCGGGACTCGCGGGCGGTGTGGATCTCGTCGTGCTCGATCTCGGCCTGCCCGGGATGGACGGCCTGGAGGTCGCCCGCCGGCTCCGCGCGGAGGGCCACACGATCCCGATCCTGGTGCTCACCGCCCGCGCCGACGAGGTGGACACCGTCGTCGGCCTCGACGCCGGCGCCGACGACTACGTCACCAAGCCGTTCCGGCTCGCCGAACTGCTCGCCCGGGTCCGGGCCCTGCTGCGGCGCGGTGCCGCCGAGCCCGCCCCCGCCCCCGCCACCCACGGCGTCCGGATCGACGTCGAGTCGCACCGGGCCTGGATGGGCGACGAGGAACTCCAGCTGACGGCCAAGGAGTTCGACCTGCTGCGGGTCCTGGTCCGGGACGCCGGCCGGGTCGTCACCCGGGACCAGCTGATGCGCGAGGTCTGGGACACCACCTGGTGGTCGTCCACCAAGACCCTGGACATGCACATCTCCTGGCTGCGCAAGAAGCTCGGCGACGACGCGGCGAACCCCCGCTACATCGCCACCGTGCGCGGCGTCGGCTTCCGCTTCGAGAAGTCCTGA
- a CDS encoding RNA polymerase sigma factor SigF: protein MSPRLDASRTPTAPSTLSTPTDEQVAGPEALEGLPEIPPFEQVGAVDARELSKTLFARLASLEEGTHEYAYVRNTLVELNLALVKFAASRFRTRSEPMEDIIQVGTIGLIKAIDRFELSRGVEFPTFAMPTIIGEIKRFFRDTSWSVRVPRRLQELRLDLAKAGDELSQQLDRAPTVDELAQRLDIGRDEVVEGMAASNAYTASSLDAQPEEDDSEGALANRIGYEDHGLEGIEYIESLRPMIASLPPRDRKILSLRFVANMTQSEIGEELGISQMHVSRLLSRTLRRLRKGLTLEE from the coding sequence ATGTCACCCCGGCTCGACGCATCGCGAACCCCCACCGCGCCGTCGACACTGTCCACCCCCACCGACGAACAGGTCGCGGGCCCCGAAGCCCTCGAGGGTCTTCCGGAGATCCCGCCGTTCGAACAAGTGGGAGCGGTGGACGCGCGAGAACTGTCCAAGACGCTCTTCGCACGCCTCGCGTCCCTCGAGGAGGGCACGCACGAGTACGCGTACGTCCGCAACACCCTGGTGGAACTGAACCTCGCGCTGGTCAAGTTCGCCGCCTCACGGTTCCGCACCCGCAGCGAACCGATGGAGGACATCATCCAGGTCGGCACGATCGGCCTGATCAAGGCGATCGACCGCTTCGAACTCAGCCGCGGCGTCGAGTTCCCCACCTTCGCGATGCCGACCATCATCGGCGAGATCAAGCGCTTCTTCCGCGACACCAGTTGGTCGGTGCGGGTGCCGCGCCGGCTCCAGGAACTGCGTCTCGACCTCGCGAAGGCCGGTGACGAGCTCTCCCAGCAGCTCGACCGCGCCCCCACCGTCGACGAGCTCGCGCAGCGGCTCGACATCGGCCGGGACGAGGTCGTGGAAGGCATGGCCGCGAGCAACGCGTACACCGCGAGCTCGCTGGACGCCCAGCCCGAGGAGGACGACAGCGAGGGCGCCCTCGCCAACCGCATCGGCTACGAGGACCACGGACTCGAGGGCATCGAGTACATCGAGTCGCTCAGGCCGATGATCGCGAGCCTTCCCCCGCGGGACCGCAAGATCCTCTCCCTCCGCTTCGTCGCCAACATGACGCAGTCGGAGATCGGTGAAGAACTCGGCATCTCGCAGATGCACGTGTCCAGGCTGCTGTCGCGGACGCTCCGCAGGCTCCGCAAGGGCCTGACGCTGGAGGAGTGA
- a CDS encoding ATP-binding protein, which yields MRRRLITSTLAVVLVVIAVFGVSLVLVETRTITSSAQESVDSDALRLVSIVESRLVGGEPVNPDILAEQGDITRYALIDIPGRGPIEIGEPPSGSVIRGTAEGERSTTVTVEESRSSVTREVGRSLMIIAAVALLAVVAAVLLAVRQANRLGSPLTDLAETAERLGSGDPRPRHRRYGVPELDRVADVLDASAERIARMLTAERRLAADASHQLRTPLTALSMRLEEITVTDDLETVKEEASIALTQVERLTDVVQRLLTNSRDPRTGSAVVFDLDEVVKQQLEEWRPVYRSAGRAIVCSGRQGMRAVGTPGAVAQVLAALIENSLMHGGGTVAVRTRATGNQAVVEVTDEGPGVPGDLGARIFERTISGRNSTGIGLAVARDLAEADGGRLELLQQHPPVFAIFLSRVAKKRKDDEKPTIR from the coding sequence ATGCGCCGCCGTCTGATCACCTCCACGCTCGCCGTGGTGCTCGTCGTCATCGCCGTCTTCGGCGTCTCCCTGGTGCTCGTCGAGACGCGCACCATCACCAGCAGCGCCCAGGAGAGCGTCGACTCCGACGCGCTCCGCCTCGTGAGCATCGTGGAGAGCCGCCTGGTGGGCGGCGAACCGGTCAATCCGGACATTCTCGCCGAGCAGGGCGACATCACCCGCTACGCGCTGATCGACATCCCCGGCCGGGGCCCCATCGAGATCGGCGAGCCGCCCTCCGGAAGCGTCATCCGCGGCACCGCGGAGGGCGAACGCAGCACCACGGTCACCGTCGAGGAGTCCCGCTCCTCCGTGACCCGTGAGGTCGGCCGGTCGCTGATGATCATCGCCGCGGTGGCGCTGCTCGCCGTCGTCGCCGCCGTGCTGCTCGCCGTACGCCAGGCCAACCGGCTCGGCTCGCCGCTCACCGACCTCGCGGAGACCGCGGAACGCCTGGGCTCCGGCGACCCCCGCCCCCGCCACCGCCGTTACGGGGTGCCGGAGCTGGACCGGGTCGCCGATGTCCTCGACGCGAGCGCCGAGCGGATCGCCCGGATGCTCACCGCGGAGCGGCGGCTCGCCGCGGACGCCTCCCACCAGCTCCGTACGCCGCTGACCGCACTGTCGATGCGGCTGGAGGAGATCACGGTCACCGACGACCTGGAGACCGTGAAGGAGGAGGCCAGCATCGCCCTGACCCAGGTGGAGCGGCTCACCGACGTGGTCCAGCGCCTGCTGACGAACTCCCGCGACCCGCGCACCGGCTCCGCCGTCGTCTTCGACCTGGACGAAGTGGTCAAGCAGCAGCTCGAGGAGTGGCGCCCGGTCTACCGCAGCGCCGGGCGGGCCATCGTCTGCTCGGGCCGCCAGGGCATGCGCGCCGTCGGCACGCCCGGCGCCGTGGCGCAGGTGCTCGCGGCCCTGATCGAGAACTCGCTGATGCACGGCGGGGGCACCGTCGCGGTGCGCACCAGGGCGACCGGCAACCAGGCGGTGGTCGAGGTGACGGACGAAGGTCCCGGTGTACCGGGGGACCTCGGGGCGCGGATCTTCGAGCGGACCATCAGCGGCCGCAACTCGACCGGCATCGGCCTGGCCGTCGCCCGCGACCTCGCGGAAGCCGACGGCGGCCGGCTGGAACTGCTGCAGCAGCACCCGCCGGTCTTCGCGATCTTCCTGAGCAGGGTGGCGAAGAAGCGCAAGGACGACGAGAAGCCGACGATCCGGTAG
- a CDS encoding glycosyltransferase family 2 protein — protein MLSRSPRPAAPRPPAPMRVVELDLDGPDGEVLAFGPAPYGRASGRPGAPPTAERAPAADVVFALVRLRGLPVATVVCRVPPGRRAADAVAVAARARLAGRGAPAAPPHGDLPRTSVVVATREGADGLPRTLDSLIAQDHPDYEIVVVDSAPVTTATRDLVENKYGGLRTVRVRYVGEPVPGLAVAHNRGVTVADGAVLAFTDDDVVADPRWLTALTAPFADDPRLGCTTGLTLPARLGTPAQILPESRDGFVKEFTPRTYDPLRPPAGRPLFPFAAGSFGTGANMAFRAGVLRGLGGFDPATGAGTPARGGDDVYAFVSVLAAGYRLRCTPQALVWHHRETWRDLTGQAYGHGAGLTAALTALMVRRPGLLPAMLRRLPAGLAHARAVTASREAGTGGAHGAGEYPWPRHLSRLERRGMVAGPLGYLRARLRLRGSELPEVRVP, from the coding sequence ATGCTGAGCAGATCACCGCGGCCCGCCGCGCCCCGGCCGCCGGCGCCGATGCGGGTGGTGGAACTGGACCTCGACGGCCCCGACGGGGAGGTCCTCGCCTTCGGTCCGGCCCCGTACGGGCGGGCATCCGGCCGGCCCGGCGCCCCGCCCACGGCGGAGCGGGCCCCCGCGGCGGACGTCGTCTTCGCACTGGTCCGGCTGCGCGGGCTGCCCGTCGCCACCGTGGTGTGCCGCGTACCGCCCGGGCGCAGGGCCGCCGACGCCGTCGCCGTGGCCGCCCGCGCGCGGCTCGCCGGCCGGGGGGCGCCGGCCGCGCCGCCGCACGGCGACCTGCCGCGTACCAGTGTCGTCGTCGCCACCCGTGAGGGGGCCGACGGGCTGCCCCGCACCCTGGATTCGCTGATCGCCCAGGACCACCCGGATTACGAGATAGTCGTCGTCGACAGCGCCCCCGTCACGACCGCCACCCGCGATCTCGTGGAGAACAAGTACGGCGGCCTGCGGACCGTACGCGTCCGGTACGTCGGTGAACCGGTGCCGGGCCTCGCCGTGGCCCACAACCGGGGCGTCACCGTCGCCGACGGCGCGGTGCTCGCGTTCACCGACGACGACGTGGTCGCGGACCCGCGGTGGCTCACCGCGCTCACCGCGCCGTTCGCGGACGACCCGCGGCTCGGCTGCACGACGGGCCTGACCCTGCCCGCCCGGCTGGGCACCCCGGCGCAGATCCTGCCGGAGAGCCGCGACGGCTTCGTCAAGGAGTTCACGCCCCGTACGTACGACCCGCTGCGCCCGCCCGCCGGCCGGCCGCTGTTCCCGTTCGCCGCGGGCAGCTTCGGAACCGGGGCCAACATGGCCTTCCGGGCCGGCGTGCTGCGCGGCCTGGGCGGTTTCGACCCGGCCACCGGCGCGGGCACGCCCGCACGCGGCGGCGACGACGTGTACGCGTTCGTCTCCGTCCTCGCCGCGGGGTACCGGCTGCGCTGCACGCCGCAGGCGCTGGTGTGGCACCACCGCGAGACGTGGCGGGACCTGACCGGGCAGGCGTACGGACACGGCGCCGGACTGACCGCCGCCCTGACCGCCCTGATGGTCCGCCGCCCGGGGCTGCTGCCCGCGATGCTGCGCAGACTGCCGGCCGGCCTCGCCCACGCCCGTGCCGTCACCGCGTCCCGGGAGGCCGGTACGGGCGGGGCGCACGGGGCGGGGGAGTACCCGTGGCCGCGCCATCTGTCCCGGCTGGAACGCCGCGGGATGGTCGCAGGCCCGCTCGGGTACCTGCGGGCACGGCTACGGCTGCGGGGCTCCGAACTGCCCGAAGTACGGGTTCCCTGA
- a CDS encoding STAS domain-containing protein, translated as MDRETVGSVNRGRLQVEVRTEGRSEIVKPVGELDHHTADLLRAPLEEAIERGRVRVVIDCSQLEFCDSTGLNVLLGARLKAEAGGGGVHLAGMLPVVARVFEITGAEAVFTVHDSVEAALVH; from the coding sequence ATGGACCGCGAGACGGTCGGCAGCGTCAATCGGGGCCGGCTTCAGGTCGAGGTTCGGACCGAGGGCCGCAGCGAGATTGTGAAGCCGGTGGGTGAGCTCGATCACCACACGGCGGATCTGCTGCGCGCGCCTTTGGAAGAGGCGATCGAACGCGGTCGCGTACGTGTGGTCATCGACTGCTCGCAGCTCGAGTTCTGTGATTCCACCGGACTCAACGTGCTGCTCGGTGCTCGACTGAAGGCCGAGGCCGGTGGTGGAGGAGTCCATCTGGCCGGGATGCTGCCGGTGGTGGCGAGGGTCTTCGAGATCACCGGGGCCGAGGCGGTCTTCACCGTGCACGACTCCGTCGAGGCCGCCCTGGTCCACTGA
- the purE gene encoding 5-(carboxyamino)imidazole ribonucleotide mutase — translation MSPVVGIVMGSDSDWPVMEAAAQALDEFEIAYEVDVVSAHRMPREMIAYGEQAAGRGLKTIIAGAGGAAHLPGMLASVTPLPVIGVPVPLKYLDGMDSLLSIVQMPAGVPVATVSVGGARNAGLLAARILATQDAELLARMGEFQQELNDQATDKGKRLRAKVGGAESFGFGK, via the coding sequence ATGAGCCCCGTCGTCGGCATTGTCATGGGATCCGACTCGGACTGGCCCGTCATGGAGGCGGCGGCGCAGGCGCTCGACGAGTTCGAGATCGCCTACGAGGTGGACGTCGTCTCCGCGCACCGCATGCCGCGCGAGATGATCGCGTACGGCGAGCAGGCGGCCGGCCGCGGACTCAAGACGATCATCGCCGGAGCCGGGGGAGCGGCCCACCTGCCGGGCATGCTGGCCTCGGTCACCCCGCTGCCGGTCATCGGCGTTCCCGTCCCGCTGAAGTACCTCGACGGCATGGACTCGCTGCTGTCCATCGTGCAGATGCCGGCAGGCGTGCCCGTCGCCACCGTCTCGGTCGGCGGCGCGCGGAACGCCGGACTGCTCGCCGCCCGCATCCTCGCCACGCAGGACGCCGAACTGCTGGCCCGCATGGGCGAGTTCCAGCAGGAGCTGAACGACCAGGCCACCGACAAGGGCAAGCGGCTGCGCGCCAAGGTCGGGGGCGCGGAGTCCTTCGGCTTCGGAAAGTAG
- a CDS encoding GNAT family N-acetyltransferase, translating to MRISVVTPGELGASQTEAWREMRAHTEAPANPFMEPEFTLAVGRVRAPARVAVLWEGGEPAGFFPHERGPLGRGRAIGLGVSDCQGAVLRPGLGIDPRELLRACSLSAWEFDNLEAGQKLFEPDAADAFGSPVIEVATGYAAYEEQLRERSPRFLRTTLAKERELGRRAGGVRFVLDERDPAALRTLMSWKSAQYRGTGRRDRFSQRWTSTLVRQLHESRAAGCRGTLSVLYAGDRPVAAHFGLRSRTVLSCWFPAYDPGFASFSPGLILHLRMAEAAAGEGIALLDLGRGAAEYKDALKTGELRVHEGASLRLGPGAALYWLGREPVRRAHGFVRGHPWLAAQARRVLNRVGRLRGTR from the coding sequence GTGCGGATCAGTGTCGTGACGCCGGGGGAGCTGGGCGCGAGCCAGACGGAGGCGTGGCGGGAGATGCGCGCGCATACGGAAGCGCCCGCGAACCCGTTCATGGAGCCCGAGTTCACGCTCGCGGTCGGCCGGGTCCGGGCCCCGGCGCGAGTGGCCGTGCTGTGGGAGGGCGGGGAGCCGGCCGGGTTCTTCCCGCACGAGCGGGGGCCGTTGGGGCGCGGCCGGGCCATCGGTCTCGGGGTGTCCGACTGCCAGGGCGCGGTCCTGCGGCCCGGCCTCGGCATCGATCCGCGCGAGCTGCTGCGGGCGTGCTCGCTGTCGGCCTGGGAGTTCGACAACCTCGAGGCGGGCCAGAAACTGTTCGAACCGGACGCGGCCGACGCCTTCGGCTCGCCCGTCATCGAGGTCGCCACCGGCTACGCCGCATACGAGGAGCAGCTCCGGGAGCGGTCGCCCAGGTTCCTGCGCACCACGCTCGCGAAGGAGCGAGAACTCGGGCGCCGGGCGGGCGGCGTGCGGTTCGTCCTGGACGAGCGGGACCCGGCGGCGCTGCGGACGCTGATGTCCTGGAAGTCCGCCCAGTACCGCGGGACCGGCCGCCGGGACCGCTTCTCACAGCGGTGGACCAGCACCCTGGTGCGGCAGCTGCACGAGTCGAGGGCGGCCGGCTGCCGAGGGACGCTCTCCGTGCTGTACGCAGGGGACCGGCCGGTCGCCGCGCACTTCGGGCTGCGCTCGCGGACCGTGCTGTCCTGCTGGTTCCCGGCGTACGACCCCGGGTTCGCCTCGTTCTCACCCGGCCTGATCCTGCATCTGAGGATGGCGGAGGCGGCGGCCGGCGAGGGGATCGCGCTGCTGGACCTCGGCCGTGGGGCCGCCGAGTACAAGGACGCCCTCAAGACCGGCGAGCTGCGTGTCCACGAGGGCGCGTCCCTGCGGCTGGGGCCGGGGGCGGCGCTGTACTGGCTCGGCCGCGAACCGGTGCGCCGCGCCCATGGGTTCGTCCGCGGCCACCCGTGGCTCGCCGCGCAGGCCCGACGGGTGCTGAACCGGGTGGGCCGGCTGCGTGGCACCCGCTGA
- a CDS encoding 5-(carboxyamino)imidazole ribonucleotide synthase has protein sequence MTFPVVGMVGGGQLARMTHEAGIPLGLKFKLLSDTPQDSAAQVVSDVVVGDYRDLDTLVEFARGCDVITFDHEHVPIEHLRALEADGVAVRPGPDALVHAQDKGVMRARLTEIGVPCPRHRIVADPADVTAFAEETGGFPVILKTVRGGYDGKGVWLVRAEQDAEAPFKAGVPVLAEEKVDFRRELAANIVRSPHGQAVAYPVVESQQVDGVCDTVIAPAPDLDAELAGQAQELALRIAKELGVVGHLAVELFETADGRILVNELAMRPHNSGHWTQDGAITSQFANHVRAVLDLPLGDPRPRAPWTVMCNVLGGDYPDMYAAYLHCMARDPQLKIHMYGKDVKPGRKVGHVNTYGDDLADALERARHAAGYLRGTISE, from the coding sequence GTGACGTTCCCGGTAGTCGGCATGGTCGGCGGCGGTCAGCTCGCCCGCATGACCCATGAGGCGGGTATCCCCCTCGGCCTGAAGTTCAAGCTCCTCAGTGACACCCCTCAGGACTCAGCGGCCCAGGTGGTGAGCGATGTCGTCGTCGGCGACTATCGCGACCTGGACACGCTCGTCGAGTTCGCGCGCGGCTGTGACGTGATCACCTTCGATCACGAGCACGTCCCGATCGAGCACCTGCGGGCCCTCGAAGCGGACGGCGTCGCCGTCCGGCCGGGGCCCGACGCGCTGGTGCACGCCCAGGACAAGGGCGTGATGCGCGCGCGGCTCACCGAGATCGGCGTGCCCTGCCCCCGCCACCGCATCGTGGCCGACCCGGCCGATGTGACGGCGTTCGCCGAGGAGACCGGGGGCTTCCCGGTGATCCTCAAGACGGTGCGCGGCGGGTACGACGGCAAGGGCGTCTGGCTGGTCCGCGCGGAGCAGGACGCCGAGGCCCCGTTCAAGGCGGGCGTGCCGGTCCTCGCGGAGGAGAAGGTCGACTTCCGCCGCGAGCTCGCGGCGAACATCGTCCGCTCCCCGCACGGCCAGGCCGTCGCCTACCCGGTCGTCGAGTCGCAGCAGGTCGACGGTGTCTGTGACACCGTGATCGCGCCCGCGCCGGACCTGGACGCGGAGCTGGCCGGCCAGGCGCAGGAGCTGGCCCTGCGGATCGCGAAGGAGCTGGGCGTCGTCGGCCACCTCGCCGTCGAGCTGTTCGAGACCGCCGACGGACGCATCCTCGTCAACGAGCTCGCCATGCGCCCCCACAACTCCGGCCACTGGACCCAGGACGGCGCGATCACCTCGCAGTTCGCCAACCACGTCCGTGCCGTGCTGGACCTGCCGCTGGGCGATCCCCGTCCCCGTGCTCCGTGGACGGTCATGTGCAATGTTCTGGGCGGTGACTACCCGGACATGTACGCGGCCTATCTGCACTGCATGGCCCGGGACCCGCAGCTCAAGATCCATATGTATGGCAAGGACGTGAAGCCCGGCCGCAAGGTGGGGCACGTCAACACGTACGGCGACGACCTGGCCGACGCGCTGGAGCGCGCCCGCCACGCCGCCGGCTACCTGAGAGGGACGATCAGCGAATGA
- a CDS encoding ATP-binding protein — MSTTRQQPPGDAGPEPGGAGAAPAVPASGASGGAVRSLPLRSASGIVPLARDFTRQALYDWGWLPAATADRRAAAEDVLLVVSELVTNACLHAEGPEELRVGCDGKVLRLEVTDRGAGQPAPRTPHRAGRPGGHGMFIVQRLCMDWGVLRTPGAPGKTVWAELAAPA, encoded by the coding sequence ATGAGCACCACCCGGCAACAACCGCCGGGCGACGCCGGCCCCGAGCCGGGTGGCGCCGGCGCGGCGCCGGCCGTCCCCGCGTCCGGGGCATCCGGCGGCGCCGTGCGCAGCCTTCCCCTGCGCTCGGCCAGCGGCATCGTTCCCCTCGCCCGGGACTTCACGCGACAGGCGCTCTACGACTGGGGCTGGCTGCCCGCCGCGACGGCCGACCGCAGGGCGGCCGCCGAGGACGTGCTGCTGGTCGTCTCCGAGCTGGTCACCAACGCCTGTCTGCACGCGGAGGGACCGGAGGAGCTGCGCGTCGGCTGCGACGGCAAAGTGCTGCGCCTGGAGGTCACGGACCGGGGCGCGGGGCAGCCTGCGCCGCGCACCCCGCACCGGGCCGGACGGCCCGGCGGGCACGGCATGTTCATCGTCCAGCGGCTCTGCATGGACTGGGGGGTCCTCAGAACTCCCGGCGCGCCGGGCAAGACGGTGTGGGCGGAGCTCGCCGCACCCGCCTGA
- a CDS encoding COG1470 family protein produces MRAALALVLALAAPSPGAGWESGREYVYLEGSPGMVLEDRLSLTNPGAEALTVEMKAPPAPAPWIALAAGEVTIPARTRAEIPFTVTVPADTPPGERTATITASADGRTEPIRVHLRVSGPKVPALTVEDVSFSGGLVHYTVVNRGNTPLSPRVWLRADGLFGAPVTRRAHEVRQLPPAQRVELTERWDPPALDRVELRLDVTAAGGVHSQATVTKTFLPWPVLLLTLLVPASLRLRLRRRPTRAGG; encoded by the coding sequence GTGCGGGCCGCCCTCGCGCTCGTACTCGCCCTGGCCGCACCGTCGCCCGGCGCCGGCTGGGAGTCGGGGCGGGAGTACGTGTACCTGGAGGGCAGCCCCGGCATGGTGCTCGAGGACCGCTTGTCCCTGACCAACCCGGGCGCGGAGGCGCTCACGGTGGAGATGAAGGCCCCGCCCGCCCCGGCTCCGTGGATCGCTCTCGCCGCCGGCGAGGTGACGATCCCGGCCCGCACCCGGGCGGAGATCCCCTTCACGGTGACCGTCCCGGCGGACACGCCCCCGGGCGAACGGACGGCGACGATCACGGCGTCGGCAGACGGCCGTACGGAGCCGATCCGCGTCCATCTGCGGGTGAGCGGCCCCAAGGTTCCCGCCCTCACCGTCGAGGACGTGTCCTTCTCCGGCGGTCTCGTCCACTACACCGTCGTCAACCGCGGCAACACACCTCTGTCGCCGCGCGTCTGGCTCCGCGCCGACGGCCTCTTCGGCGCACCGGTGACCCGCCGGGCCCACGAGGTCCGTCAACTGCCGCCGGCGCAACGGGTCGAGCTGACCGAGAGGTGGGACCCGCCGGCGCTGGACCGTGTCGAGCTGCGCCTGGACGTCACCGCCGCGGGAGGCGTGCACTCGCAGGCGACGGTGACGAAGACCTTCCTTCCCTGGCCGGTCCTGCTGCTGACGCTGTTGGTGCCCGCGTCACTCCGGCTCCGCCTCCGCCGCCGGCCCACGAGAGCAGGAGGCTGA